CTTCCCTGGCGCTGCTGGACCTCAGCAGAAACAACCTGCGCACCCTCCAGCAGGGCTCACTGCGTCCCCTGGTGAGCCTGCAGGTACTGCGTCTCACAggtgagagggggcggagccagcgcgTGACACAACACGCAGATTAcgttgcattacattcatttggcagacgcttttatccaaagcgacgtacaaaaattgcattttcatgatcgtagacaactgctgaacacgggttcagtaaggtacaattacttattttgtacagctatttctagctgagaacaatgaacactatcctgtctaacatctgcaaagccaaactaggcagaagaataagctacagatgtgtgcgcgcgtgtgtgtagagggtgtgagggtgtgagtgtgtgtgtgtgtgtgtgtgtgtgtgtgtagtatgcgtgtgtgtgtgtgtctcacagcGACATATATCCATGCATGAAGACAAGTACGCTATGTACTCgtgtatatactatatatagatgtgtgtgtgtttgtgtgagtgtgtgtgtgtgtgcatgtcttacAGCaacatatatgtatgcatgtaaacaAGTATGCTATTTACTAGTGTATATACTAtttatagatgtgtgtgtgtgtgtgtaggtgtgcgtgtgcgtgtgtgtgtgtgtaggtgtgaatgtgcgtgtttgtgtgtatgtgtggctgtaggtgtgcgtgtgcgtgtgcgtgtgtgtgtgtatgtgtgtgggtgcgtgtgtgtgtgtgtgtgcgtgtgggtgtgtaggtgtgcgtgtgtgtgtgtgtgtgtgtgtgtgtgtgtaggtgtacgtatgtgtgggtgtgtgtgtgtgtgggtgtaggtgtgcgtgtgtgtgtgtgtgtgtgtgggtgtaggtgtgcgtgtgtgtgggtgtgtgtgtgtgtgggtgtaggtgtgcgtgtgcgtgtgtgcgtgtctgtgtgtgttttaacacGGGTGTGCAGGACCAGAGTATGAGGGTGATATTGTTGTTTAAATATAGAAAGAATTAATACTTATTCTTGTAAATTATGTGTTAATTTATAATTGAGTTTACCTTAAGCCAGGGATACAATGAGCTCATCTCTCCAACACTTTTGTGATTACGAAGTTCACTTTTGTCTTATTTCTAAATTCTCTTACCCTCCCTGTCCCGTCCAACCCCACCTCAatcccgccccaccccgcccccgcccccgcctccgcccccttCCGCTTCCCCTGCCCCACCTCACCCAACCCTGcccgtcccccctcccttccccctgccctcactcccgcccccctccctcgcccccttCGCACAGACAACCCGTGGCGCTGCGACTGCGCGCTGCACTGGCTGCGGGGCTGGATAAACGGGGGGGGCCAGCGGCTGCTGAGCTCGTCGGAGCGGCGGCTGCTGTGCGCGGAGCCGCCCCGCCTGTCGCAGCGCAGCCTGGTGGAGGTGCCGGGGAACAGCCTGGTGTGCATCCCGCCGGTGGTGCAGCTGGAGCCGCGGCGGCTCAGCGTGCGGCTGGGGGAGAACCTGCGCGTGTCCTGCCAGGCCTCGGGCTACCCCCAGCCCCAGGTCACCTGGAGGAAGCTGTCCCGCGGCCGGACGCCGCCCGGCCTGTCCCCCAAGGGCCTGGTGCAGGAGGCGGGGCccgggccgggggcggggcccgaggCGGGGCCGgagctggggggcggggtgacCGCGcgcccggggggcggggctaatgggggcggggccggagagggggcggagcgtTTCGACCGGGACACGGGCAGCGGGATGCTGTTCCTGAGCAACGTGACGGTGGCGCACGCCGGCCGCTACGAGTGCGAGGCCTGGAACCCCGGGGGCGTGGCCCGCGTGACCTTTCACCTCTCCGTCAACGTGTCCtcgtccgcctcctccgccgacgccgccgccgccgcctcccgGCCctcgggctccgccccctcgtccggggcggggctccgcccccgcggCGCGGGCGTGAGCCAGGAGCCGCTGTACGTGCCGGAGAGCATGGACTTCCGGGAGCTGAGCGCCGCCACGCAGACCGCCATCGGCGCGGCCATCTCCCTGCTGGCGCTCaccgccctgctgctgctcgcCATGATCTAcggccgccaccgccgccgccgccgcctcaaGCAGGGCCCCGCCGACGAGGCCGGCGTCCTGTACGTCAACGACTACTCCGACGGGCCCACCACCTTCGCCCAGCTGGAGGAGTACCGCGACGAGCGCGGCCACGAGATGTACGTCCTGAACCGCAGCAAGCCcgtcctggccccgcccctgcccccgcccccggccccgcccaccccccgcgggcccaccccctccccgtctCAGGAcctcgggggcgggggcgggggcggggcggggcgggggggtggggctgcggAGGCCCGCGGAGGGCGGGGAGGGCGTGGCCGTGGACCCCGAGGCCCTGTTCCTCAGCCAGGGCCTGCTGTTCGACACGCAGATGGCGTACGAGATACACTGCTGACGGGCGcgcctgagccccgccccctttcatAGCTCCGCCCACACTCCTGTGCCCCAGGGTTTGTGTGACAGGAGGCCAAGGACCCAgactgtgaacacacacacacacacacacacacactcacacactcacacacgcacgcacgcacgtgcacatgcacacacactcacacacactcactcacacacacacacacacacacacactcacacacgcacgcacgcacatgcacatgcacatgcacacgcgcacatgcacgcacacacactcacacacactcactcacactcacacacactcactcacacacacacacacactcaactgacacacaggcacacactgtcacatataaacacatgcacGTATGCCCATTCACTCtttcacgtgcacacacgcatacgctgaactcacacactcatagtactctctcatccacacactcgcacaaacagacacgcgctctcactcagatacacacatactgtacacacacacacacacacacacactctagaATGAAATTGGCCTTCCTGGTTACTCCCGTTGTGACTGAATCACTTGTCCagtcctgcctgtctgtctgagcggTTTCCCTTCCCAGTCGCTTTTGAATAAACAGAAGTACATATTATTGCACAAACTGCTGTGGacagtggaggaggggggggggctggtatTTATCATTTTAGCTGAAgttgtgttgctgttttttttgttttttgttgttgttgttgttatgatgaaaataactgcataataattttttgatgtggttattattatattgcagtgtattatttgcttattttatctgCTTTGGAAGCTTTATGAAAGGAAACGTGTGAATGTgggaggagagtgagggagagaaagagcaaaagaggaggagagagaacagagaacagagagacgAAGACaggtgatggagagagagagagagactgtaagaatgacagaactgcagcaggttgcatcacattattattaattttttttttagtttatatgtttatatttctattcaaatgtaatgtacttatttaatatattaGAAGGCATGGAGAAGGAGGGGTGGCTTACAGTAAACCTTCTTTGCCTCAGTCAGGGAACAGGGAATACACCACGTAGTTGCACCTGCTCCTGTGTCTACACTTTAGAGTGGAGCCCCCTGTGGATGGGAGGGgaaaacaagttaaaaaaaaaaaaaaaaaaaaaaaaaaaatgtatctgaaatattttaaccctttagacgCCAGTAAAAATCCCGCAAACTGACAATTGCTGCAGATTACTTCTGCGGAGTGGTGTTCTGTGACAGCGCAGCTGAGTTCACATGTTTGTTTTCCCTCATATCCTGGATCTCATATCCCTTACCTTTCAAATcccttctttttatttattacgtTTGTCTATTTAAAttcttgattttttatttaattaaaaggcactttttttttctccggcTGCCGCGgcagtgtgtctttgtgtcgCAGTGCTGAGCAGCTGGATGGACTCTCTTTGCAAGGCAGCGTGCTACATTGCTAAGCTGCTGGCTTGTGTGTGCGAGCCAGCCTATCACATCGTCGAGCCACTGGACAGTCTCTCTCCATGAAGCCAAGCATCACAATATTAATATCATGGACGGGCTCTCACTGTGAATCTTCCCAACACAAATATAAACCGTGTGTCATATAGAACAAGTGTCTCTTTTGAAAAGATGTGTACAGCAA
This region of Anguilla rostrata isolate EN2019 chromosome 8, ASM1855537v3, whole genome shotgun sequence genomic DNA includes:
- the LOC135260542 gene encoding LOW QUALITY PROTEIN: leucine-rich repeat-containing protein 24-like (The sequence of the model RefSeq protein was modified relative to this genomic sequence to represent the inferred CDS: inserted 2 bases in 1 codon) yields the protein MALPQLSWILLLLLAGHTPRTLSCPIGCRCYSLTVECGSIGLREIPPGVPPLIQTFFLQDNSIGQIRLQDLSRLGQLHYLYLQNNSISALEPGAFRSQAQLLELALNGNRIHLLSAQIFQGLEHLRILYLSGNQITRLQDHTFRCLQRLQELHLQQNSVEVLGEEALAGLSSLALLDLSRNNLRTLQQGSLRPLVSLQVLRLTDNPWRCDCALHWLRGWINGGGQRLLSSSERRLLCAEPPRLSQRSLVEVPGNSLVCIPPVVQLEPRRLSVRLGENLRVSCQASGYPQPQVTWRKLSRGRTPPGLSPKGLVQEAGPGPGAGPEAGPELGGGVTARPGGGANGGGAGEGAERFDRDTGSGMLFLSNVTVAHAGRYECEAWNPGGVARVTFHLSVNVSSSASSADAAAAASRPSGSAPSSGAGLRPRGAGVSQEPLYVPESMDFRELSAATQTAIGAAISLLALTALLLLAMIYGRHRRRRRLKQGPADEAGVLYVNDYSDGPTTFAQLEEYRDERGHEMYVLNRSKPVLAPPLPPPPAPPTPRGPTPSPSQDLGGGGGXAGRGGGVGLRRPAEGGEGVAVDPEALFLSQGLLFDTQMAYEIHC